The segment gccggttacgcccccttacCCATGaattcctgggagcccccaaagtaaaatccgaatacctgtgggtctggagtcacagaagatggcgcctgccacatggtgccaccagcccgccgctttccatgcaggaagacagggtggggaggaaaaaaaaatccacccccagcagcaccgagttgtagcccagtttggtgtcccagtgcatcgctctcgagtgctgcgctggatgcccgaatgtgttacatctttggaatcaaagtctttaggcgcagagggtcccacagGATTTTCTTGACTGCATTCTTTACATCTTTGTTTCTTAAGGAGTAGATGAGTGGGTTAAGGCTGGGTATAAGTATCACGTACACCAGAGCAATGAACTTTCCCTCATTTTTGGAGAAGCTGTTCTGTGGCCTCATGTACATAGACATGATAGCCCCATAAAAGAGGGTCACCACGGTGAGGTGGGAGCCACAGGTGCTGAGGAGCTTCTGCCATCTTGTTGCTGACTTGATCCTCATGACAGCCCGAGTGATTGCTCCATAGGAGATGAGAATTACTGTTAGAGGAACTAGAAGAAGTACCactgagagagaaaggaaaagtacCTCAAGTACCATTGAATAGGCGCAAGCAGTCTTGATGAGATCTAGGATCTCACAGAAAAAGTTATCCACCGTTTGGTGCCCACATCTAGGCAACATCAAtatcaaagtgaaaataagagTGGTACAGCCAATACTAGTTAACCAGGCAGCCAGCACCATActgtggcagagctgggggtgcaTTATCACCGTGTAgtgcagaggctggcacacagcagcatagcggtcataggccatcacagccAAGAGCAGACACTCTGTGGCACCCAGGTCTCCGGCGATGGCAACTTGGAACATACAACTAAGACGAGAAATGGATTTTTCTGGACCCCACATATGTACCAGCATCTGAGGGATAACACTGTTGGTGTAACAGAGATCCAAGAAGGACAGattggagaggaagaagtacatgggtgtgtggagcTTGGGGTCCAGATTTGACACCAGGATGATCATCGTGTTTCCCACCAGAATCACAACATAGAAGATGAGGACAATCACCGAGATGATACGTTCCAGTTGGGGCCATTCAGAGAACCCCAGAAGGATGAAGTCCATGTTGAAACTTCCATTGTTCATTTCCATTGCTCCTTATGAGAGACTAAGTGAAGTTAAATTTACCATCAGTCCTAGATTGAAGCACAGATATTCAAAAATTGCTCCTACGCACCACCTGCTATCCCTTCTCTGATTCTTTCAACAGGAAATTTAACAAAATGCATTACTGGTGTTCAAGCCCCAAGGCCCTTCACATGTCTTTATAGCCAGAAAGGTGGTGAAAGTAAAATGTTAAATCTATTCATATTTAATTGTTTACTATTGAAAAAGGCTAATATGTTATTTCAACTTAATTTCAATATATTTGGAAAATCATTCATCCAcaaacttttcagtttttataaaGACGTGCACAGTTAGGTATAAATACATGCTTTAAAATACGAATATTTGATTATGTCGGGGTCACCTCTCACACTGGCACATTTTTCTTAGAGTCACATTTTTGATCACACCTACATCTCTGGCCAGGAGGGATGTAATCTGAGACTTTGCTCTTTCTTATAACTATGTCAGACATAACTTACAAACCTTTCCACTATCAAAGGAGTAAGATAAAAGTAAAAAGTGAAGGTGATAACCACCATAAAATCTCAAGAAGCCAAGTCACTATACATATTCCCTGCCAAATTTCTACATGTTAACCCCTAATCATAATTATAATCACATTCATAATAGTAAGTACCAGGAGTACCAGACTTCACAGCATTCCTTTTATTCCCTGTTGTCCTCTGGTGTTGCTGCATCGACTTCTGTGTTACCTACTGTAATGctctttttgtatatatttttgatgCTGTGGAGAAACAATCTTTCTTAACATTTACCTTTATGTGTATGTACAGaagctgtatatatatttttctttgtttgtgagATAGGACCTCTCAGGTGCTGCCCAGGCACCATACTCAATATTCTCCTCCAGTGGGCAACGTTGGAGTGCTGGGCTTGTGGGGGAGGTGCTGCTTGAGGCCCTGCATTGCCAGGAACATCCCATGGCTATCAAGATCTGGTGATGCTTTATGGTCAGAGGACATGTGTCATCATGGTTGGGTGTATGAAAGCACAAGTCTTAACCCCCATAGTGTTATGAATCACCCCCATATGTTTATGTGATAAATTCTGGCTCCTGATATTCCATCGTATCCAAAGccttattgatttgttttttacaGTTAAAAACTGAACTAAAGtgctctgctgagatgtgacccaggtggccacgcttttgtgcggccactttgctgctgattgaccaagatctggaggccagctataCTACTTTTTGTcctagcaagtgcttgcagccatgtctctagactgtgaactaagccattgccccatgctgccccaagatgccatttctaacataaatatccctggacttaattactaaaatacagaaattctaaaccgcgcggctgcggtagcatatctcctcactctcagcatgtctcctca is part of the Sorex araneus isolate mSorAra2 chromosome 2, mSorAra2.pri, whole genome shotgun sequence genome and harbors:
- the LOC129402283 gene encoding putative olfactory receptor 2W6, whose protein sequence is MEMNNGSFNMDFILLGFSEWPQLERIISVIVLIFYVVILVGNTMIILVSNLDPKLHTPMYFFLSNLSFLDLCYTNSVIPQMLVHMWGPEKSISRLSCMFQVAIAGDLGATECLLLAVMAYDRYAAVCQPLHYTVIMHPQLCHSMVLAAWLTSIGCTTLIFTLILMLPRCGHQTVDNFFCEILDLIKTACAYSMVLEVLFLSLSVVLLLVPLTVILISYGAITRAVMRIKSATRWQKLLSTCGSHLTVVTLFYGAIMSMYMRPQNSFSKNEGKFIALVYVILIPSLNPLIYSLRNKDVKNAVKKILSQERARLGSTAAVSAQRHQVAVLRTDLAAGAATAPAATKSLHRLHLCTGHGGLPAGHPAPTSARHIFPHLDPGLAL